AAAACCCTTGATGAAGTAAGTGACTTTATTACACTTGAACTTAGCAACCTCACAGAACAAAGCATAAAAAAAACATGTGGATTTGGGTATGTTTTTTCAAATATAAATTGGACTAATTAATATTTATAATTGGTATTACTTATTTAATCCTATTGGTTTTATTATAGTCATACTTTGACTCTAATTGCAAGTGGTTGATCGAAAAAAGTACAATCCGATACTCACATGACGCTACTTTTACAAGCAAAAGAATTTTTTTGGTTACAAGCATTGTATTTCATCAGGTATATAAAAGTTAAACAATTTTTAAAACATACATGAAAAAGTTTGTTTTTTTCTTACATCTGGTTGTATTAGTAATTTACTATGAGAGTTTTGCTCAAAGTGCAGGTGTTATGGACAATCCACAGAATATATTGGTTTTAAGGGTAAATGCAAATGATTCTAACTCCAAATCTGTCAATAACATTATGAGAATATTATCCGCGCAAGGATGTACATCCGGATGTGGGGATTTAATGCTGAACGAAATTCCATCTAAAACTATGAACTGCAATATGGTGTGTGGTTCGGGTGCCTTGGGAAATAATGGTCTTATAGAGCAATTGGATTCCATACGTTTGGCGTCTGTTTCGGGAAAATGTGCCGCGTGGATGATACCAGCATGGGTGATGTATATTCATACTGATATTAATTCAACAGCACAAAATTATGTCGAAATCAGGTATAATGGAAACGCCGTTGGATATATGGGACCTACCAACCCTGGTGCGCCCTGGCAGTATTTAGGGCCGATGACGGGCTCTAACCAAATATCCATCGTTATTGGTTATTATGCCCGAAATCAAACAAATACTGTGGTTGATATTAAGTTTTGTGATACAGGCAACAACGGATCTTTTAATTGGAATTTAAGGGACATGGTTAAGCAAAGTAATTTGCAGGCAGGCACGTTTACTTTCCCTGGTACTTGCAAAACAGTTACATTTAATCTCAATCAGTTAAAAGGAATAGCAGGATTTTCCTGCACCACTTGTCCTGTTGGCTCTTTAATGGATTACAAAAACGGAAGAGCTTATTTCTGTCCTACTGCACCAGGTGTAAAGCCAGGTAAATATCCCATCACTTACAATTGGAATAATACCTTCGGTTGTGTAAAATCAATTACTGATACAATTACCGTTGTTTCCATATACAATACCACATGGAGTCCGCCAGCAAGCGTTTGTGAATCAGCTACACCTATCAACCTGAATAATTACTTAAGCGGTTCTGCCGATGCCGGAGGCATATGGAGCGGAAGTGGTGTTTCAGGAAATAATTGGGTAACAGCCGGATTAAGCGGTTCAATAACTTTAAACTACACAGTCGGTACAGGAACTACCTGCGAAAAGTCAGAGTCTCACACCATTATTGTGAATGCTAAACCAACTGTTAACATTACCCCGGGTGGTTCCACAAATTTCTGTTCAGGAAAACCGGTAAATCTAACCCTTACCGCATCGGGCACCAACAGCTATATTTGGAGTACAAGTCAAACAGGAGCCGTTATTACTGTAACTCCATCCATCACAACAAGCTACACGGTAACAGGTACAAATAGTCAGGGGTGCGTAAGCACACGATCAATTACTGTTGTAATAAATCCTTCTCCTTCTGTTTCAATATCAGGAAAAGTAAATGTAAAGTGTACAAATGGCTCAAACGGATCTATAAGCTCAACTGTTACTTCAGGCACACCAACATTTAGTTACAGATGGTCAACTAATTCAACATCCAATAATTTAACGGGTATCACTGCCGGATCCTATACGTTGACTGTCACCGATAATAAGGGCTGTACTGTAACTACTTCAGTAACTATCACACAACCTTCTTCCGCGGTTACATTATCAGTGCCGGTTACTACAGGAACAGGTTGCGGATCAAATAATGGTACAGCAACGGCTTCTGCATCTGGCGGAACAGGTGCAATAACATACTTGTGGAGTCCCGGAAACAAAACCGGCAGTAGTATAACCGGCCTGGCTGCAGGAATATATACAGTAACTGCTACAGATGCCAATGGATGCACAGCCACGAGTACCGCCACAGTAGCTCCACCTTCCGGAGGACCTGCTATAACACTCATCAGTAAAAAAAATGTAAAATGTAACGGTAGTGCGAACGGCAGCATTTTCATTTCAGCCCCGGGATCTATTAGTTACTCCTGGAATACAGGTGCAACAACAGATAATATTACAAATATCGGGGCGGGAATTTTTACCGTTACTGTTACAAATACAAACACTTCGTGCAGCAGTATACGTATAGATACTATTTCGGCCCCCCCTGCATATAACATGAACCCTGTAATTACAAATGTTATCTGCAAAGGTTCCACAACAGGAAGTATTAATATTACTCCTACCGGCAATAACGGCTCCTATTCATTTGACTGGTCAACAGTTAATAAACAAACAGAAGATATAAGCGGATTGAAAGCCGGCACTTATACATTAACTATTACAGATATACAGGGCTGTAGCGCTGTATATAGCTATACTATTACTGAACCGGCTACAGGGATTACATCTTCGTTATCGGAAGTAAATATAAAATGTAAAGGCAGCGCAACCGGTTCTATAAATTCAAACGTTACTTCGGGTACACCTACTTACACATACAACTGGTCAAACAATTCAACTTCTAAAAATTTAACGGGTTTAACAGCGGGTTCTTATACCCTAACTATTAATGATAGTAAAGGTTGTTCTTCTATTGCTTCAGCAACCATTACTCAACCTTCCACCGCACTTATATTAACCACACTTACTTCCACCGCAACAGGTTGCGGCGCAAATACAGGTACAGCAACTGCTTCGGCCACCAATGGTACAGGCACATTAACTTATTTATGGAATCCGGGAGGTAAACGGGGCGGGACTATAACAGGCCTTGCAGCCGGAACTTATGTTATAACAGTTACTGACGCAAATGGTTGCTCAATTACAGGCTCCGTTACCGTTGCTCCGCCTGTGGGAGGACCTGTTATAACCAATAACCCTCCAACCAATATAAAGTGTCACGGAGATTTAACCGGAAATATATATACTACTGCTACAGGGGGATCCGGTAATTATATTTATTCCTGGAGTTCAGGAGGTGCTTCAGGTACGGGCAACAGCAGTAATATAATTGGTGTGGGCGCCGGAAATTACACAATTACGTATACTGATATTTCTAATTCCTGTTCAAATTTCAAAACAATAACCATTACAGAACCCCCGGCGTTCAATATGGCACCCCTTACTACAAATATATTGTGTAAAGGATCTAAAACGGGAAGTATTAATATTACCCCAACCGGCAATACTCCAACTTATATATATGATTGGTCTCCTGTTAATAAGCAAACTGAAGATATCACAGGATTAAATCCGGGAGTATATGTATTGTCAATTACAGATTCACAAGGTTGTACGGCCACATTTAGCTATACGATTACTGAACCGGCATTGGGTATTACACTGTCAGTTACCTCAACTCCTTCAAATTGCGCTGCAAGTACCGGAACAGCTGCAGCTAATGCAAGTGGTGGGTCCGGCGTTTACACATATTTGTGGAGTAATGGAAACCAGACCAGTCTTGCCGGTAATTTAGCGGCCGGATTATATATTGTTACCGTAACTGATAGTAAAGGATGCGCCGTAACTGCTTCAGTAAGTATTACGAATCCGAATGCTCCTGTTATAAAAACCACTTCTACCAATGCTTCGTGCGGACAAAATAATGGAACCGCAACTGTTTCCGTTACAGGAGGCGCGAATCCTGTTACTTATTCCTGGAATTTTGGAAGCGCTACAAGTGCCACTATCAGTAATCTTAGCGGAGGAACCTATGTTGTTGTCGTAACAGATGCAAACGGATGTTCAGTTACCGGCACAGCAAGTATTACGGCCAGTCCAAACCCTTCGGCAGATTTTACACCTTCAGTTCTAACCGGTGATTCGCCATTAACCGTCGACTTTGTCAGTACCACTTCCAATGCAACTAAATGGACCTGGGACTTTGGTGATGGCCAAAAAGACACTGTTCAATCACCAAACCATACCTATACTTCGGACGGCAGATACAATGCGTGTTTATTGGCCACAAGCGCAAATGGGTGTAAGGATTCCATATGTAAGACTATTGAAGTATCGGGATTTTTGATTGTCATCCCTAATGTGTTTACACCAAACGGAGATTCCCGGAATGATGTTTTTAAAGTAACTACAAAAGGAATTAGAAATCTTGAGATGAGTATTTGGAATCGCTGGGGATTAAAAATCATTGAAACGAACGGACCTACCGCTACCTGGAATGGATTGACTTCTGCAGAAAAAGAATGCGTGGATGGTACATATTTATATATGATCAGAGCTTTTCGTACCGATGAGAAAGTCTTCGACTATACCGGATTTATTACCCTTATTCGATAGTTTTTAAATATTACCTTTTGTAAAAAATCACACACATGAACTACGAAACAAAAACGGGTGCCATAAATATCAATATGGCGAAACTATAATTGATTACAACCGGACTCTCTCTCTTATAACTTCAGAAAAAGGTATACTCCGGATCTTCGATTCGAGCCAACTATTGAAATCGAAATCCATAGGGTTCTTTATAGAGCTGAGATAATCTGGTGATCTATGCAGCTCTTCCTTCAGAGAAGTAAAAAGCCTGATCGCCGATCGCCGATCACTAAAATTGAGCATCTCCTTTTGAAAAAACCTCAGTATAATCACTTCGTAGTCGCCGGAATTTTGGTCCTGTAGAAATGCTCTTGTATAAGATTGGGCCAGATTTTCAACCAGGTCATAATTGTGTATCTCAAAATGATTGACAATATTGGTAAAAAACAATGATCGCCTTATTGAATCATGCTTCTTTATGTCGGCATCATTCAATCCTTTATTAAACCAATACATGGCTTCTTTGTAACGGCAAGCGCCAAAATACATACTTCCAATATTGTAATAATACATCAGCTTGTAATTCACAAATGAACTGCTTTCAAAAATTTTCGTTTCTTCCTTTAAACTTTTAAAAAAATCTATTCCCTTTTCAAATTCACCCGTATCACTATATAAAACAAATTCAAAAATAGTTGTAGTAAGTATTACATTCATAACAAAGCTTTTACTTGCACGCCTTTGGTTTGCAGTCTGAATAAGCTGTTTCATCCTTTTTATTCCCTTTCCCATATCCTTATATTTTCTTGCCCTTCTGCAAGTCAACACATAGTTGTTTAGTCCGGCAAAATATCCATTCATATTATCGGAGATCTGCTCAGGATACTTTTCCATCAACTCAATTGCCTTTAAAGAATAGGAAAGACTCTCAGGATATTCTTCCCGCCTGAAATGATAAATATCTAATGCTCTTAGCATTTGAATATTCTCCATATAACTATTCATTTCAGGCACCTGACTTAAAGATGCGTCCTGCATAACTTCATTGTATTTCTTAAGGATAAATTTGTCCTTCCGTGCATCAGATTTATTTGGAAGCGAAAGTATTCTTGCGCCTATTTGCCTGTATGAAAAATAGTTTAATAACTTTCTAACAATTTCCCGTTCTTCATTTACAGCACTTTCAATTTCAGTAATCATCCCCAGATCATTCCTGGCGTTTATAAATGTTAGTTTTTGTTCCCACTCAATCACTTCAATCCATGGCAAATATTTTTCGTATTGCCGCACCAACTTTTTTATCTTATTCAATTCCTTTCCGCACAATCCGTATAAAGCTTTATCAAAAAGAAATTTTACATAATGCAGCCGCTCCTTAATTTGTGAATCGACACTGTCATTGCAGTGGTATGCATGAAGGCTTTTGAGAATGGAATTATATAAATAGATCTTGGCAACAGCAAGCCGCTTTCCAAGGGCACTTCCTTTTGTCAAAGCAACTACTTTTTCCTCATCATATTGCGGCGCTCTGGAACGGGTTTGCTTTTCAATAATATCAAACAATTTTATAGAGCAATTATTTCTTTTTGATACATGACGGGAAGAAAAAATTTTGAAATGACGCTTTTCGGACTTGCTCAGTGAGTTAATCAATAAAAACAGGTCGGAGGATGCATTCATATTAAAATATAGATTTATAATATAAATATATATATTATATTGATATTTAACTATTTATATAAGTAAAATTAATTTAGATTTGAAATTATTGAATAAAAATGCCTTGCCAAACCTGCTTTGATTTCATTATATTAATAGTTCAGAATTAAACAAAATAAATTTTCATGAAATAGCCATCACGCCAAAAGGCGTGATCAACCGAAAAATGAATATGGCGTATTCCATTTGACAAACAGCAACTTACAAATTACATACAAATGAAAAACCATTTACTGTTGAAAGAACATAAAAAAATACTTTTCAGGAAGAGAATAGAACTATTTATTGTTCTTTTTTCTCTTTTTCAAAATTCAATTCTGAATGCACAGCAAAATGATCACTTTACTTCTGAAAAAAAGTTGGACAAGTCAGTATATGATAATATTTTAAGTGGCATTTCCGATATCCAGGCGCGGTTTATGAAAAATATGGGACAGTGGGATGGAAATATTACCTATAGCACTTATACAAGCTCTTCAAGCGTTTGCTTTTTGAAGAATGGAGTCAGTTTTTGCTACAAAAAAGAAGACTATGAAGATGAAAAAGAGGCAGAAAAAATAATGGTGTACAACGCATATTTTATCGGCATGAATGAAAAAGTTTCAATTGCCGGCACAGACAAGACAGAGAGCAAAATAAATTATGTGTATAGTACTGATCCTTCTGAAAACATATTAAACGTACCTCAATACAATGCTATCAGGTATAATGAGCTTTATAATAATATTGATATCCGGTATTATAAAACGGATGTAAATCAATTGAAATATGATCTGATACTCAAGCCCGGTGCTGATTTAAACCAGGTCAAAATTAAATACGATGGTGTCCGACAATTAAAGATCAATGCAAATGGCAGACTTGAAATATATACGCCATGGGGCACTATGCAGGAAGAAAGCCCTTATTCATACCAGGTGATTAACGGAATAAAGAAAGAAATCAAAGTAAGTTTCAGGCTTGTTGATCGCGAAACATACAGTTTTAAAGTACTGAGTCCCTATGATCAATTACAAGAGTTGATCATTGATCCTACAATACTTGCCTGGTCAACCTATGCATGTAATAATGGGGTAGGCAACGGATATTTATTTGACATGGCAGTTGATCCTCTGGGCGATATGTATGTAACCGGATGGTATGGCGGATTATATACAACCCCCGGTGTTATAGGCCCGACTTCGGCTTTGGCCGGAAGAGGAATATATATATGGAAATTGGGCGTGAACGGCAACGTGGTAAAATGGGGAACCTATCTCAATTCAGGAAACGAAGGGCATGGAATAGGTGTTAACAGTACTCTAGAGCCAGTAGTAGTTGCCCTCGGAGGAAATGCGATGAAACTGAACAGTACCGGAAGTGCATACATATATAATGTGATGCTTGGTGCAGGAGGCTTTAGTGGTCCAATACCAAGAAGCGTTGTTGTAAATAGTGCCGGCGAAGCATTTATTACAGGAAGCACAACTGGTGGAGGCCTTACAACAGTAGCTGGCTCCTATGATGTATCATTTGGTGGCGGGGGCCGTGATGCCTTTGTTGTAAAACTTAATAATACCGGAACCAGATTATATGCGACATATCTGGGTGGAAGCGGAAAAGAAACAGGAATAGACATTGATATTGATAATGCCGGGAATGCATACATTACAGGTGCCACAACGGGAAATTATCCGATGCAAAATGCCTACGACAACACTTATAACGGAGGAGTAAGTGATATTTTTGTGTCAAAGCTTAATCCTACAGGCACAACCCTTCTGTATTCAACTTACGTTGGTGGAAATGGACAAGAAAGTGATCCGGATTCTTACGAGGTTAATAATGGAGTAAGCCAGGGAATAGTTGTAAATCCGGCGGGTGAAGCATTTGTTACCAGTCAGACTTCCAGCACTGATTTTCCTGCGGTGAATGCATATGACCCCAGTTTCAATGCCGGAACATTTGACTGTTTTGTTTTTAAACTCAATGCAGCAGGAAATGGATTGATCTATTCTACCTATATTGGTGGTAATGATTGGGAGGGAGGTTGTGGAATTACAGTCAATTCATGCGACGAAGCCATTGTGATCGGAGAAAGCAGATCATTGAATTTTCCTATTACTTCCTGTGCGTTTCAAACTACTAATATGGGCAATATTGATTTTGTTGTTTTTAAATTAAATACAACGGGGAATATTTTGCAATATTCCACTTTTTTAGGTGGAAGCGGTTATGATTATCGTGGTGCCAAAATAAGAATATTCAAGGATGACCCTATTATAGCAGGAACTGAACATATGAGTGGCACCTCCTATTTCCCTACTACACCGGGAGCCTGGATGTCATGGCCAAATGGATATGGCGACCTGGCTGTAATGGCAAAGTTTAAAGCAAACGGCGCCAAAGCCGACTTCTCTTACACCACGACTCCGTGCAACATTGTTACTTTCACAGATATGTCGAATGGAAATTGTGTCTGGCAGCAAAACTGGAAGCCCTCCCAATGGATATGGAATTTTGGTGACGGCACCACATCAACTCTGCCAAATCCATCACATACTTATACATCTCCGGGTTCTTACAATGTTCAACTGATTGTGAGTTGTCCAAATGACACCATAATAAAAAAAATAGTTGTTACTTCTGCTGGTTCGGCTTATGCGGGACCTGACGCGATCATTTGTACCGGTAATACTGTTCAACTGAATGCGAGCGGAGGGACTTCATACACATGGACTCCAACTACCGGATTGAACAACCCGAACATCTCCAATCCAATTGCCAGTCCTGCTGTTACAACAAAATATGTAGTAACTGTCGGGGGAGCAACCTGTAATGTTACTGATACTGTGAATGTCACTGTTGTAAACGGTGTTACCGCTAACGCAGGGCCTGATGTTAATTTTTGCCAGGGCGACAGCGTACAGCTTAACGCAAACGGTGGTATGACTTATGTATGGAGTCCGGCTAC
The Bacteroidota bacterium DNA segment above includes these coding regions:
- a CDS encoding gliding motility-associated C-terminal domain-containing protein — protein: MKKFVFFLHLVVLVIYYESFAQSAGVMDNPQNILVLRVNANDSNSKSVNNIMRILSAQGCTSGCGDLMLNEIPSKTMNCNMVCGSGALGNNGLIEQLDSIRLASVSGKCAAWMIPAWVMYIHTDINSTAQNYVEIRYNGNAVGYMGPTNPGAPWQYLGPMTGSNQISIVIGYYARNQTNTVVDIKFCDTGNNGSFNWNLRDMVKQSNLQAGTFTFPGTCKTVTFNLNQLKGIAGFSCTTCPVGSLMDYKNGRAYFCPTAPGVKPGKYPITYNWNNTFGCVKSITDTITVVSIYNTTWSPPASVCESATPINLNNYLSGSADAGGIWSGSGVSGNNWVTAGLSGSITLNYTVGTGTTCEKSESHTIIVNAKPTVNITPGGSTNFCSGKPVNLTLTASGTNSYIWSTSQTGAVITVTPSITTSYTVTGTNSQGCVSTRSITVVINPSPSVSISGKVNVKCTNGSNGSISSTVTSGTPTFSYRWSTNSTSNNLTGITAGSYTLTVTDNKGCTVTTSVTITQPSSAVTLSVPVTTGTGCGSNNGTATASASGGTGAITYLWSPGNKTGSSITGLAAGIYTVTATDANGCTATSTATVAPPSGGPAITLISKKNVKCNGSANGSIFISAPGSISYSWNTGATTDNITNIGAGIFTVTVTNTNTSCSSIRIDTISAPPAYNMNPVITNVICKGSTTGSINITPTGNNGSYSFDWSTVNKQTEDISGLKAGTYTLTITDIQGCSAVYSYTITEPATGITSSLSEVNIKCKGSATGSINSNVTSGTPTYTYNWSNNSTSKNLTGLTAGSYTLTINDSKGCSSIASATITQPSTALILTTLTSTATGCGANTGTATASATNGTGTLTYLWNPGGKRGGTITGLAAGTYVITVTDANGCSITGSVTVAPPVGGPVITNNPPTNIKCHGDLTGNIYTTATGGSGNYIYSWSSGGASGTGNSSNIIGVGAGNYTITYTDISNSCSNFKTITITEPPAFNMAPLTTNILCKGSKTGSINITPTGNTPTYIYDWSPVNKQTEDITGLNPGVYVLSITDSQGCTATFSYTITEPALGITLSVTSTPSNCAASTGTAAANASGGSGVYTYLWSNGNQTSLAGNLAAGLYIVTVTDSKGCAVTASVSITNPNAPVIKTTSTNASCGQNNGTATVSVTGGANPVTYSWNFGSATSATISNLSGGTYVVVVTDANGCSVTGTASITASPNPSADFTPSVLTGDSPLTVDFVSTTSNATKWTWDFGDGQKDTVQSPNHTYTSDGRYNACLLATSANGCKDSICKTIEVSGFLIVIPNVFTPNGDSRNDVFKVTTKGIRNLEMSIWNRWGLKIIETNGPTATWNGLTSAEKECVDGTYLYMIRAFRTDEKVFDYTGFITLIR
- a CDS encoding PKD domain-containing protein, producing MKNHLLLKEHKKILFRKRIELFIVLFSLFQNSILNAQQNDHFTSEKKLDKSVYDNILSGISDIQARFMKNMGQWDGNITYSTYTSSSSVCFLKNGVSFCYKKEDYEDEKEAEKIMVYNAYFIGMNEKVSIAGTDKTESKINYVYSTDPSENILNVPQYNAIRYNELYNNIDIRYYKTDVNQLKYDLILKPGADLNQVKIKYDGVRQLKINANGRLEIYTPWGTMQEESPYSYQVINGIKKEIKVSFRLVDRETYSFKVLSPYDQLQELIIDPTILAWSTYACNNGVGNGYLFDMAVDPLGDMYVTGWYGGLYTTPGVIGPTSALAGRGIYIWKLGVNGNVVKWGTYLNSGNEGHGIGVNSTLEPVVVALGGNAMKLNSTGSAYIYNVMLGAGGFSGPIPRSVVVNSAGEAFITGSTTGGGLTTVAGSYDVSFGGGGRDAFVVKLNNTGTRLYATYLGGSGKETGIDIDIDNAGNAYITGATTGNYPMQNAYDNTYNGGVSDIFVSKLNPTGTTLLYSTYVGGNGQESDPDSYEVNNGVSQGIVVNPAGEAFVTSQTSSTDFPAVNAYDPSFNAGTFDCFVFKLNAAGNGLIYSTYIGGNDWEGGCGITVNSCDEAIVIGESRSLNFPITSCAFQTTNMGNIDFVVFKLNTTGNILQYSTFLGGSGYDYRGAKIRIFKDDPIIAGTEHMSGTSYFPTTPGAWMSWPNGYGDLAVMAKFKANGAKADFSYTTTPCNIVTFTDMSNGNCVWQQNWKPSQWIWNFGDGTTSTLPNPSHTYTSPGSYNVQLIVSCPNDTIIKKIVVTSAGSAYAGPDAIICTGNTVQLNASGGTSYTWTPTTGLNNPNISNPIASPAVTTKYVVTVGGATCNVTDTVNVTVVNGVTANAGPDVNFCQGDSVQLNANGGMTYVWSPATGLSDPNIANPKAAPGSTTTYTVTVSSGTCSATDQVVVTRNTKPVANAGPDVTMCMGSPVPLSANGGTSYSWSPQNFLSNYLIANPILTAIFTNTYRVTVFNGACSSTDDVLITVNPAQPGSAGADQLMCRGSSVTLNGSLGTTYSWTPSTGLSNTTISNPVSTAGVTTDYIVKITNGNPYCVKYDTVRVNVDTTTVDAGPNASVCSGVNVQLGAQVLGTPASVFFPCGSNIPCSGADITGTLGTTAPSGTSPYAGTATDYRMQLLYRAADLKTAGITAGKLKSIAFYVTTKNSTLPYSGFTIKMGCTSASTLGFSWITGLTTVFGPVNYSSVAGWNTHMLTTPYNWDGSSNIIVEICWDNSTVSAADVVAGFSSGFGSVAYASNATNAESGCSIAAVGGSTLSHPSTRFTYCKGVPQFSWSPAAGLNNASISNPIAAPATTTTYTVTVTGLSGCTKTDVVTVQVNSCGCVLSAQANVTANVSCNGGNNGSASVSISNGSGPYTYKWSNGSSGITTGTTLTNSGLVQGTYTVSITEGACTSISIVSISQPDPIAVTSSLSAAACNGTAVVTATGGTGVLSYNWSNGATGQTVSGLAPGTSYTITVSDANACSTTALIMINAPANFSTSSTNISCSVSGSASVSVSSGTSPYSFTWTNGATGATVSGLASGNYTVSVTEGNGCVTTKTFSITGTSAASATFSNPSACVGSGVTFTNTGTTGTYSWNIGSPINVSGTTV